One Diospyros lotus cultivar Yz01 chromosome 1, ASM1463336v1, whole genome shotgun sequence genomic window carries:
- the LOC127803630 gene encoding DNA repair protein REV1 isoform X9, which translates to MSFNSTRSANSGSRSKRSFNSLSSNPSSNGNNKKRKTTQKTLGVGWGSNSRSSSRSSFRNSPFSDFGSYMEVKNRKLQEQFNAEASSSSNSGSTSGKPIFQGVSIFVDGFTVPSSQELRGYMLKHGGRFENYFSRHHVTHIICSNLPDSKIKNLRSFSGGLPVVKPSWLMDSIAANKLLSWVPYQLDQIASEAHNQPKISVFFASESSLVSKDSETCVTGQIKPKLEDPSAKSGTIKETNLSESCGSMQHSEPTGREWDDSVGKNIARAVTQGPVCIERECSEGKSDKGSDVCTIGGNTGEIHDQASPSQPFVSVSSYITKRSTRPTVVEPSNWHRSTLHDPNFVENYFKSSRLHFIGTWRNRYRRRFPSFGYTSSSVNVSTRRTSIIHVDMDCFFVSVVIRKHSELQDKPVAICHSDNPRGTAEISSANYPARGYGVRAGMFLRDAKALCPHLVIFPYNFEAYEEVADQFYNILHKHCKRVQAVSCDEAFLDVTDAEVEDPQFLASVIRKEIFETTRCTASAGIAGNLLMARLATRAAKPDGQRYIPPEMVDDYLHELPIKELPGIGHVLEEKLMRRHIQTCGQLRRISKESLQKELGIKTGDMLWNYCRGIDNRLVGVIQESKSMGAEVNWGVRFNDLKDCHHFLMNLCKEVLLRLQGCAVQGRNFTLKIKKRRSDAEEPAKYMGCGDCENLSHSTTVPLATDDEDVIRRIMVQLFGSFHIDVKDIRGMGLQVSKLESTDTAKPGHERNSIRSWLTSASASTKEQHIIASLAKESANRDFGEQSIDVNQGWLSTDSTGPSVQIGTNLSNANVPLDQDSALPSIEDLDLGVVESLPPDLFAEINDMYGGKLNNMISKKKCQNVDVCNSLCSMLQGRVQVAINEVRESFGLDPDSANVISVEDKRLFLEWNLQRQSFPVQFLIKWI; encoded by the exons ATGAGCTTCAACTCCACTCGCTCTGCCAATTCCGGTTCCAGATCGAAGCGAAGCTTCAATTCGCTCTCTTCAAACCCTTCGAGTAACGGCAAcaataagaagaggaagactACTCAGAAAACCCTAGGCGTGGGTTGGGGTTCCAATTCTCGTTCTTCCTCCCGCTCCTCCTTTCGCAATTCGCCTTTCTCCGATTTTGGCAG TTACATGGAGGTGAAGAATCGGAAATTACAGGAACAGTTTAATGCTGAAGCTTCGAGTTCTTCTAATTCTGGTTCAACTAGTGGGAAGCCTATTTTTCAAGGGGTTTCTATTTTTGTTGATGGATTTACTGTGCCATCTAGTCAG GAGCTGCGAGGGTATATGCTAAAGCATGGAGGACGATTTGAGAACTATTTTTCAAGGCATCATGTTACTCATATCATATGTAGTAACCTTCCAGACAGTAAAATCAAGAACCTGAG GTCCTTTAGTGGTGGATTACCAGTAGTGAAACCTTCATGGCTGATGGATTCTATTGCTGCAAATAAACTATTAAGCT GGGTTCCTTACCAATTGGACCAGATTGCTAGTGAAGCTCATAACCAACCAAAGATATCAGTTTTTTTTGCTTCAGAAAGCAGCCTAGTCTCCAAGGATTCTGAAACTTGTGTGACGGGTCAAATAAAACCTAAATTGGAGGATCCTTCTGCAAAATCTGGCACAATTAAGGAGACTAATTTATCTGAATCATGTGGATCCATGCAACACTCAGAACCAACAGGCAGGGAGTGGGATGACAGTGTGGGCAAGAATATTGCACGAGCAGTCACTCAGGGGCCGGTGTGCATTGAAAGAGAATGTAGTGAAGGGAAGTCTGATAAAGGAAGTGATGTTTGTACAATTGGTGGGAACACAGGAGAAATTCATGATCAAGCTAGCCCCTCTCAACCTTTTGTTTCAGTTAGCAGCTATATAACTAAAAGATCCACACGTCCAACAGTTGTTGAGCCTTCTAACTGGCATCGTTCAACTCTACACGACCccaattttgtagaaaattatttcaag AGCTCTAGGCTTCATTTCATTGGAACTTGGAGAAATCGGTATCGCAGACGTTTTCCCAGTTTTGGGTACACAAGTTCCAGCGTTAATGTTTCTACTCGAAGAACATCCATAATTCATGTGGACATG GACTGTTTTTTTGTCTCAGTGGTTATTAGAAAGCATTCGGAATTACAAGATAAGCCTGTTGCTATTTGCCATTCTGACAATCCGCGCGGAACAGCTGAAATTTCATCTGCAAACTACCCTGCTCGTGGTTACG GAGTACGGGCTGGAATGTTTCTTAGAGATGCCAAGGCTCTTTGTCCTCACCTTGTCATTTTTCCTTACAACTTTGAAGCATACGAGGAG GTGGCTGATCAGTTTTATAACATTCTACATAAGCATTGCAAAAGAGTGCAG GCTGTAAGCTGTGATGAAGCATTTTTGGATGTCACAGATGCTGAAGTTGAAGATCCTCAGTTTTTAGCATCAGTAATTAGAAAAGAGATCTTTGAAACTACAAGGTGCACTGCAAGTGCTGGAATTGCTGGTAATTTGCTTATGGCCCGCCTTGCCACTAGGGCTGCTAAACCAGATGGTCAACGCTACATCCCTCCTGAGATG GTGGATGATTACTTGCATGAACTTCCAATTAAGGAACTTCCAGGAATTGGGCATGTTTTAGAGGAGAAATTGATGAGGAGACATATTCAGACATGTGGCCAGTTGCGCAGGATTTCTAAG GAATCTCTTCAAAAGGAACTTGGGATAAAAACTGGTGATATGCTATGGAACTATTGTAGAGGGATTGATAATCGACTGGTTGGTGTAATCCAG GAAAGCAAGTCTATGGGTGCTGAAGTAAATTGGGGTGTGAGGTTTAATGATTTGAAAGAC TGTCATCATTTTCTCATGAACCTCTGCAAGGAGGTCTTGTTGCGCTTACAGGGATGTGCAGTACAAGGACGCAATTTTACCCTTAAG ATAAAGAAACGAAGAAGTGATGCTGAGGAGCCAGCGAAATATATGGGGTGTGGAGACTGTGAGAACTTGAGCCATTCCACAACG GTTCCTTTGGCTACTGATGATGAGGATGTGATCAGAAGAATAATGGTACAACTTTTTGGTTCCTTTCATATAG ATGTCAAGGATATCCGAGGCATGGGCTTGCAAGTTTCAAAACTTGAAAGTACGGATACTGCTAAGCCag GTCATGAAAGGAACTCTATTCGTTCTTGGCTCACTTCTGCCTCAGCAAGTACAAAAGAACAACATATAATTGCTTCTCTGGCCAAAGAGAGTGCCAATAGAG ATTTTGGGGAACAAAGTATTGATGTAAACCAAGGTTGGTTGTCCACTGATTCTACAGGACCTTCAGTTCAAATTGGGACTAATCTTTCAAATGCCAATGTGCCTTTAGATCAGGATTCAGCTCTACCGTCTATAGAAGATCTTGATCTGGGAGTAGTAGAAAGTCTGCCTCCAGATCTTTTTGCAGAAATTAATGATATGTATGGTGggaaattgaataatatgatttcaaaaaagaaatgcCAAAATGTTGACGTCTGCAATTCTCTATGTAGTATGTTGCAGGGAAGAGTACAAG ttGCAATAAATGAGGTTAGGGAATCCTTTGGCCTTGATCCGGACAGTGCCAATGTAATCTCAGTGGAGGATAAG AGGCTGTTTCTGGAGTGGAACCTTCAAAGGCAGTCATTTCCAGTTCAGTTCCTGATAAAATGGATTTGA